The genomic region CGGTGTCGCTCATCGGCCGCAGCGGCTCGGGCAAGTCCACCTTCCTCCACCTCGCGGCCGGGATCGACGCCCCCTCCTCGGGCGCGGTGCGCCTCCTGGGGCGCGACCTGGCGCGCCTCTCCGACCGGGAGCGCACCCTGTCGCGGCGGCGCGACGTGGGGCTCGTGTTCCAGTTCTTCCACCTCCTGCCGCACCTCTCGGTCGAGGAGAACGTGCTCGTGCCGGCGCTCATCGCCGGCGGGAGCGGGGCCGGGGATCGCGCGCGGGCGGCGGAGCTGCTCGACCGGGTGGGGCTCGCCGGGCGCGCCCGGGACCCGGTCTCGCAGCTCTCCGGCGGCGAGATGCAGCGGGTGGCCATCGCCCGCGCGCTGCTGCGCCGTCCGCGCCTGCTGCTCGCCGACGAGCCGACCGGCAACCTCGACGAGGAGAACGGGCAGCGGGTGATGGACCTCCTCCTGCGGCTCGGCCGGGAGGAGGGGAGCGCGCTCCTCTACGTCACCCACAGCCGCGAGCTCGCCGCCCTCGCCGACGCGCGCTGGCGCCTGCACGGCGGGGTCCTGGAGCCGGCGTGAGGGGCTACTTCGCCGCGGCGCTGCGCGCCCAGCTCGCCGCCGGCCGCGCCCTGTTCCTGCTCTCGGTGGCCGGCGTGGCGCTCGGTGTCGGGGCGGTGCTCTCGATCCAGATCCTGAACCAGAGCGCGCTCGGCGCCTTCGCCGGCGGCGTCCGCGCGGTCTCCGGCGAGGCCGACCTGCAGATCCTGCCGCGCGGCCCGTGGCTCCCGGACGAGGTGGTGGCGCGGGCCCTCGAGGCGCGCGGGGTGCGCGCCGCCCTGCCGATCTGGCGCGCCGAGGTGGAGGTGGAGGGCGCGCCCGGCGGGCTCATGCTGGAGCTGGTCGGGACCGACCTCCTGGCGCCGGTCCGGGTGCCGTGGCGGCTCCCCGCGGGCGGGATCGCGGCGGCCCTCTCGCGCCCGGGCTGGGTGGCGGTGACGCCGGCCCTGGCCGCCGAGCGCGGCTGGCGCGAGGGGAGCCGCCTCGACGTCACGCTCGGCTCGCGCCGGGTCGGGCTCGAGGTGGGCGCGCTCGTGGACTTCCAGAAGCTCTCGCCGCTCGCCTCGCGGCGGCTCGCGGTGATGGACGTCGCCCAGGCCCAGGGCCTGTTCGGCGCCCGCGGCCGGCTGCACCAGGTGGATCTCCTCGCCGAGCCCGGGGCCGACCGGGCCGGCCTGGCGCGACGGCTCGCCGAGCGGCTCGGCCCGGCCGTGCGCGTCGCGCCGCCCGAGCAGCGGCAGGCCGACGCCGCCGGCCTCCTCGCCGCCTTCCGGCTCAACCTCACCGCCCTGTCGCTCATCTCGCTCTTCGTGGGCGGCTTCCTGGTCTACGCCACCACCCGGGCCGCCCTGTCGCGGCGGCGCGAGGAGCTCGGGCTGCTCCGCGCGCTCGGCGCCACCCGCGGCCAGGTGCTCTCGCTGGTGCTCGGCGAGGCGGCGCTGCTGGGGCTCCTCGGCACCGCGGCCGGCCTGCCGCTCGGGTGGCTCGCGGCGCGCGCCAACGTGGGCGCGGTGAGCGCCACGCTCCAGAACGTCTACCTGCTCGAGGGGATCGAGGCGATCGAGGTCTCCCCCTGGCTCTACCTGCTCGCGGTGGCGATGGGGCTCGCCGGGGCGATCGCCGGCGCGCTGCTCCCCGGGCTCGAGGTGGCGCGGCGCGATCCCCGGGCGCTGCTCGCGCCGCCGCGGCTCGACCCGGCCGGCGGGGCGCGCGGGCAGGGCGCGCTGGCGCTCGCCGGGTGGGGCCTCGCCGCGCTCGCCTGGGCCTGGCAGGCCACGCTCGGCCGCGCGCTCCGCCCGTCCGGCTTCGTGCTCGCGGCCGCGCTGCTCGTGGCGGTCCCGCTCACCGCCCCGTGGCTCCTCGCACGCGCCGCGCGGCTCGGCCGGCCCCGGCGCCTCTCGCTCGCCTACGGGCTGCGGACGGTGGGCGGGCGCGCCGGCGCCGCGGCGGTCTCGGCGGCGGCCCTGGCGGTCGCGGTGAGCATGGCGGCCGGCGTGACGGTGATGATCGGCAGCTTCCGCCGCACCGTCGAGACCTGGCTCGACGACACGCTGCGGGCCGACGTCTACGTGACGAGCCCGTCCTGGCGCCGCGCCCGCAGCGAGGCCGGGCTCGACCCGGCGCTGGTGGAGGCGCTCTCGCGGGCGCCGGGGGTGGTGGCCGCCGATCGGCTGCGGCAGGTGCAGGTGGAGGCGGCCGGGCGGCGCATCTCGCTGTCGGGCTTCGACGCCGGGCTGCCGCAGTCGGCCGGCCGGGTGCGGCTCGTGGAGGGACGGCCCGAGCCGGCGCTGCGCGAGGTCCGCGACGCCGGCGCGGCGCTCGTCTCCGAGCCGCTCTCGCGCAAGGCGGGGCTCCACCCCGGCGACGTCCTCCCGGTGGTCACGCCGCGCGGCGCGGTCCCGGTCCGGATCGCCGGGGTCTACTCCGACTACGGCAACGAGGGGGGCGCGGCCCTGGTCTCGCTGCCGCGGCTCGCGCAGCTCTTCGGGCCGGGCGCGGTGTCGAACGTGGCGCTCTACCTCGGCCCCGGCGCCGATCCCGAGCGCGAGGTGGACCTCCTGAAGCGCCGCTTCGCCGGGGTGCCGCTCCTCGTCCGCTCCAACCGGACGCTCCGGACCGAGGTGCTCGCCATCTTCGAGCAGACCTTCGCCGTGACCCGGCTGCTCCAGGGGGTGAGCCTGGTCATCGCCGCCGCCGGCATCACGCTCTCGCTGCTCGTGCTGGCGCGCGAGCGGGCGGCGGAGCTCGCGCTCTACCGGGCGCTCGGGGCGACGCGCGGCCAGCTCTTCCTGGTCTTCCTCGGGCGCGGTCTCGGCATCGCCTGCGGCGGGCTCGTCCTCGGCGCGCTCGGCGGCGCCGGGCTGGCGCTCGTCCTGGTGCGGCTCGTGAACCGCGCCTGGTTCGGCTGGACCATCGCCCTGTCCTGGCCGGCCGGGGCCCTCGGGGCCCAGGCGCTCACCGTGCTCGCGGCGGCGGCGCTCGCGAGCCTCTACCCGGCGGCGCGGGCGAGCCGCACCCCTGCCGCGGAGCTCTCGCGCGATGCGCTCTAGGTCCGCCCTCGCCCTCGGGGCGGCCGGGCTCCTCGCGGCCGCGGTCGCCGCCGCCGGCGCGGACCCCGCCTTCCGGCTCGCCGCGCCGGGGTACGCGTGGTCCTTCCCGCGCGACCACTCCACCCACCCCGGCTACCGGAACGAGTGGTGGTACTTCACCGGCCAGCTCGCGGCCGAGGGCGAGCCCGCGCGCCGCTTCGGCTACCAGCTCACGCTCTTCCGCGTCGGGCTCGTCCCCGAGCGGCCGCCGTTCGACTCCGCCTGGTCCGCCGCCAACCTCGCCATGGGGCACGCCGCCCTGAGCGAGCTCTCCGCCGGGCGGCACCGCTTCTCCGAGGTGCTCGCCCGCGAGACCCCGTTCCTCGGCGGGTTCCCGCCCTTCCCGGATCCGCTCCTCGCCTGGGTGCGGGCGCCGTCGGGGACCGAAGGGCGCTGGACGGTCCGCCGCGAGGGCGACGGCTTCGCGCTCGCCATGGAGGACCGGGCGCAGGGCTTCGCGCTCCGGCTCTCGGCCCGGCCGCGCAAGCCGGTCGTGCTGCAGGGGCCGGGCGGGCTCTCGGTCAAGTCGGCCGCGCCCGGGCACGCCAGCCTCTACTACAGCCTGACCCGGCTCGAGACCTCGGGAGAGCTCGAGGTGGACGGCCGCCGCTACCGGGTGGCGGGGGAGAGCTGGATGGACAAGGAGGTCGGCTCGTCCCAGCTCGGGCCGGGGCAGGTGGGCTGGGACTGGTTCAGCCTGCAGCTCGCCGACGGGCGCGACCTCATGCTCTACGCGCTCCGGCGGGCCGACGGGAGCGTGGACTTCGCGAGCGCCACGCTGGTGGACGCCGCCGGCCGGCCGCGCTGGCTCGCCCCGGGCGAGTGGAGCGCGCGCAGCGACGGCCGCTGGAGGAGCCCGGCCACCGGCGCCGACTACCCCGCCGGCTGGCGGGTCGAGGTGCCGGGGGAGGGCATTCGACTCACGGTGACGCCGCTCCTCGCCGACCAGGAGAACCGGGCCCGGGCCGGCGGGCTCTTCTACTGGGAGGGGGCCGTGAGCCTCTCGGGGGACGGGGGCCGCCCGGCGGGGCAGGGGTACGTCGAGCTCACCGGGTACGGGCGGGAGAACCGCCCACCGCTCTAGCGGGTCCGCCCCTCCCCACCTTCGATGGGACCTCGCGCCCGGCGCGCCCTAGACTCGTGCCATGGTCCTCGACATCGACCGGAGCGCGCCCTCGGAGGGCGCCCGCCGGCTGTTCCTGCCGGAGTACGACCGGCTCGACGCCACCGCCCTCGCCGAGCTCGTGGCGCGCCGGGAGGTCACCCCGGCCGAGCTCCTCGAGGCCGCCATCGCGCGCGTGGAGGCGCGGAACCCGGCGCTGAACGCGGTGGTGGGGCGGCACGACGAGGAGGCGCGCGCGGTGGCGCGGGGGCCGCTGCCCGGCGGGCCGTTCCGCGGGGTGCCGTTCCTGCTGAAGGACTTCCTCGGGTTCAAGAAGGGCTGGCCCCAGACCGCCTCGTCCCGCCTCTTCGAGAAGGCGGTCGCGCCGGAGGACAGCGAGATCGTGCGCCGCTTCCGGCGGGCGGGGCTGGTGCTCTTCGGCCAGACCAACACGCCGGAGCTCGCCATCCACGCCTTCACCGAGTCGCGCCTGCGCGGCACCTGCCGCAACCCCTGGGATCCGGACTTCACCCCCGGCGGCTCGTCGGGCGGCTCGGCGGCGGCGGTGGCGGCGCGGATGGTCCCCATGGCCCACGCCAACGACGGCGGCGGCTCCATCCGCATCCCGGCCTCGTGCTGCGGGCTCTTCGGCCTCAAGCCCACCCGCGGGCGGGTCTCCTTCGCGCCGTTCTTCGGCGACGTGCTCTTCGGGTTCGTGCAGGAGCTGGCGGTTACGCGGAGCGTGCGCGACGCCGCCGCGCTGCTCGACGCGGTCGCGGGGCCGATGCCCGGCGATCCCTACGCCGCGCCGCCCCCGGCCCGCCCCTTCCGCGAGGAGGCGGGCGCGCCGCCCGGCCGGCTCCGGATCGCGTTCACCACGCGGTCGCTCTTCGGCCACTCGACGTCGCCGGAGTGCCGGGCGGCGGTGGAGGCGGCGGCGGGGCTGCTCGCCTCGCTCGGGCACGACGTCGAGGAGGCCCACCCGCCGTTCGCGCGCGACGCCCTGGTCCGCGCCTACCTGGTGGCGCTCTCGGCGAGCATCCGGGCCGACCTGGAGGAGCTGGCGGTGCGCGCCGGCCAGCGGCTCGACCCGTCGCGGCTCGAGCCCGAGACCTGGGCCCTCGCCGTCGCCGGCCGCGTGCTCCGGGCCGACGCGGTGGCCTGGGCCCGGACCGAGACCCAGCGGGCCGCGCGCGAGCTCGCCGGCTTCTTCGCCGTGCACGATCTCCTGCTCACGCCGACGCTCGCCCACCCGCCGGCGCGGACCGGGGCCTTCCAGCTCAGGCCCATCGAGCGGCTCGGCCTCGCGGCCATGCGCCGGCTGCCCTCGCGCCCGTTCGTGGAGCTGCTGCTCGAGAGCATCTCGGCCAAGTCCTTCGAGGCGACCGGCAACACCATGCTCTTCAACCAGACCGGCCAGCCGGCCGCCTCGATCCCGCTCCACTGGAGCGGCGCCGGCCTGCCCATCGGCGTGCAGCTCGCCGCCCGGTTCGGGGACGAGGCGACGCTGCTCCGGGTGGCCGCCCAGCTCGAGGAGGCGCGCCCCTGGGCCGGGCGCGTCCCGCCTATCGCGGCGTAGCGCGGGCCTCGAGCGCCCGCGGCGCCCGCCGGCGCTTCGCCTCCGCGCCGCCCTCGAGCCGGAACTCCGCCACCATGCCGGCCAGCTCGGCGGCCTGCCCCGAGAGCTCCCCGGCCGCCGAGGAGGACTCCTCGGCGCTGGCGGCGTTCTGCATGGTGACCTTCTCCACCTCCGCGACCGCGCGGTTCACCTCGTCGAGCGCCTGCACCTGCGCCTGCGCCGCCGCCGAGATGCCCGCCACCACCTCGCCCACGCGCCCGACGGATCCCACGATCCCGGCGAGCCGGCTGCTCACCTCGGCGGCGGTGCTCTCGCCCTCGGCGGCCTGCTTCACCGACTCCACGATGAGCGCCTCGGTCCGCTGCGCCGCCTCCTTGCTCCGGAGCGCGAGCGAGCGGACCTCCTCGGCGACGACCGCGAAGCTGCGCCCCGCCTCGCCGGCCCGGGCCGCCTCCACCGCGGCGTTGAGGGCGAGGAGGTTGGTCTGGAAGGCGATCTCGTTGATGTCCTTGATGATCTGCGAGGTGCTCTCGGCGGCGGCGCGGATCTGGGCCATGGCCCCGGTCATCCGCTCCACCGCCTCGTTGCCCCCGCCCGCCTCGCGGCGCACGTCCTCCGCGAGCCGGGCCGCCTCGAGCGCCGAGGCGGTGCTCTGGCGGGCCTTGCCGGCCACCGCCTCCACCGACTCGGTGGCGCGCTCGAGCGTCGCCGCCTGGAGGGTGGCGCCGCTTGCGACCGACTGGCTCGACCCGGCGATCTGCTCGGCGGCGGAGGCCACCTGGTTCACCGACGACGCGACGTGCGCGAGGGCGTCGCGCAGCGCCTCGGCGGTGAGGTTCAGGGACTCCTTGAGGCGCGCGTGGTCGCCCTGGTACTCGCCGCCGACGCGCGCGGTGAGGTCGCGGCGGGCCAGCCGGTCGAGCACCCCGGTGGCCTCGTTGACCGGGGCCACCAGCGCCTCCACGGTCCGGTTCACGCCCTCGAGCACGGCCCGGTAGGCGCCCTGGCTCCGCTCGGCCGCGGCGCGCCGGGCCAGGTCGCCGCGGCTCGCGGCGGCGATGACGGCGTTCACCTCCTCGAGGAGGACGGCGAGCGCCTCGCCGGAGCGGTGCAGGTTCTCCTTGAGGACGCCGAAGTCGCCCGGCAGCTCCTCGGCGATGGGCGGCGGGAGCTCGCCCCGCGAGATCCGCTCGACGTACCGGGCGGCGACCTCGACGGGGCCGATCACCGCGTCGAGCGTGGCGTTGAC from Anaeromyxobacter paludicola harbors:
- a CDS encoding amidase, giving the protein MVLDIDRSAPSEGARRLFLPEYDRLDATALAELVARREVTPAELLEAAIARVEARNPALNAVVGRHDEEARAVARGPLPGGPFRGVPFLLKDFLGFKKGWPQTASSRLFEKAVAPEDSEIVRRFRRAGLVLFGQTNTPELAIHAFTESRLRGTCRNPWDPDFTPGGSSGGSAAAVAARMVPMAHANDGGGSIRIPASCCGLFGLKPTRGRVSFAPFFGDVLFGFVQELAVTRSVRDAAALLDAVAGPMPGDPYAAPPPARPFREEAGAPPGRLRIAFTTRSLFGHSTSPECRAAVEAAAGLLASLGHDVEEAHPPFARDALVRAYLVALSASIRADLEELAVRAGQRLDPSRLEPETWALAVAGRVLRADAVAWARTETQRAARELAGFFAVHDLLLTPTLAHPPARTGAFQLRPIERLGLAAMRRLPSRPFVELLLESISAKSFEATGNTMLFNQTGQPAASIPLHWSGAGLPIGVQLAARFGDEATLLRVAAQLEEARPWAGRVPPIAA
- a CDS encoding ABC transporter ATP-binding protein, with amino-acid sequence MEEVLAFHNVSKSYGIAGGATLHALRDVSVSIAAGRTVSLIGRSGSGKSTFLHLAAGIDAPSSGAVRLLGRDLARLSDRERTLSRRRDVGLVFQFFHLLPHLSVEENVLVPALIAGGSGAGDRARAAELLDRVGLAGRARDPVSQLSGGEMQRVAIARALLRRPRLLLADEPTGNLDEENGQRVMDLLLRLGREEGSALLYVTHSRELAALADARWRLHGGVLEPA
- a CDS encoding lipocalin-like domain-containing protein; translation: MRSRSALALGAAGLLAAAVAAAGADPAFRLAAPGYAWSFPRDHSTHPGYRNEWWYFTGQLAAEGEPARRFGYQLTLFRVGLVPERPPFDSAWSAANLAMGHAALSELSAGRHRFSEVLARETPFLGGFPPFPDPLLAWVRAPSGTEGRWTVRREGDGFALAMEDRAQGFALRLSARPRKPVVLQGPGGLSVKSAAPGHASLYYSLTRLETSGELEVDGRRYRVAGESWMDKEVGSSQLGPGQVGWDWFSLQLADGRDLMLYALRRADGSVDFASATLVDAAGRPRWLAPGEWSARSDGRWRSPATGADYPAGWRVEVPGEGIRLTVTPLLADQENRARAGGLFYWEGAVSLSGDGGRPAGQGYVELTGYGRENRPPL
- a CDS encoding FtsX-like permease family protein codes for the protein MRGYFAAALRAQLAAGRALFLLSVAGVALGVGAVLSIQILNQSALGAFAGGVRAVSGEADLQILPRGPWLPDEVVARALEARGVRAALPIWRAEVEVEGAPGGLMLELVGTDLLAPVRVPWRLPAGGIAAALSRPGWVAVTPALAAERGWREGSRLDVTLGSRRVGLEVGALVDFQKLSPLASRRLAVMDVAQAQGLFGARGRLHQVDLLAEPGADRAGLARRLAERLGPAVRVAPPEQRQADAAGLLAAFRLNLTALSLISLFVGGFLVYATTRAALSRRREELGLLRALGATRGQVLSLVLGEAALLGLLGTAAGLPLGWLAARANVGAVSATLQNVYLLEGIEAIEVSPWLYLLAVAMGLAGAIAGALLPGLEVARRDPRALLAPPRLDPAGGARGQGALALAGWGLAALAWAWQATLGRALRPSGFVLAAALLVAVPLTAPWLLARAARLGRPRRLSLAYGLRTVGGRAGAAAVSAAALAVAVSMAAGVTVMIGSFRRTVETWLDDTLRADVYVTSPSWRRARSEAGLDPALVEALSRAPGVVAADRLRQVQVEAAGRRISLSGFDAGLPQSAGRVRLVEGRPEPALREVRDAGAALVSEPLSRKAGLHPGDVLPVVTPRGAVPVRIAGVYSDYGNEGGAALVSLPRLAQLFGPGAVSNVALYLGPGADPEREVDLLKRRFAGVPLLVRSNRTLRTEVLAIFEQTFAVTRLLQGVSLVIAAAGITLSLLVLARERAAELALYRALGATRGQLFLVFLGRGLGIACGGLVLGALGGAGLALVLVRLVNRAWFGWTIALSWPAGALGAQALTVLAAAALASLYPAARASRTPAAELSRDAL